A genome region from Gossypium hirsutum isolate 1008001.06 chromosome A04, Gossypium_hirsutum_v2.1, whole genome shotgun sequence includes the following:
- the LOC107948054 gene encoding wall-associated receptor kinase-like 15, with amino-acid sequence MVMLFSRDCITVMALKVCPKCGRITVPYPLSTGPDCGDPWYKVRCIAGTLWLDAFNGSSYKITSINPMTQTLTIRPPGLAKNTCMAADFGTQGIQLDEKLPFNITSANTVMIMNCSATVPQEYVALNCSSTSVCHDYIRGNPEAKANCGALPICCWYVTGGTMHTYRIRVRPERCSAYQSFVNLDMNLPVSKWPVPGLEIEWLSPREPECKLPDDCNDLVNSMCLPDLVNAGQRRCLCKRGFQWNSIHGICQDVKCAHGRRCKNEKKKSIVGGAAFAAGVIIVGLIVTIIIAYKQRKNCEREAEMSLTKAHRDLLSSNSGKLAKFFIIKEIAKATKNFSKDNLLGSGGFGEVFKGILDDGTNIAVKRAKLGNASGIDQIINEVRILCQVNHRNLVKLLGCCVELQQPLLIYEYIPNGTLFDHLHKIFPGKKVTLSWHRRLCIAYQTAQGLSYLHSSVVPPIYHRDVKSSNILLDENLDAKVSDFGISRLGFSDVSHVTTCAQGTLGYLDPEYYLNFQLTDKSDVYSFGVVLLELLTSKKAIDFNRGEEDVNLVVFARKTLKEERFMDVIDPCLKKQAGKIELETMKALGFLAESCLNERKQNRPSMKSVAKEIESILSAVSSEVLEG; translated from the exons ATGGTAATGCTGTTCTCCAGAGATTGTATTACTGTCATGGCGTTGAAGGTCTGCCCCAAATGTGGCCGAATTACGGTTCCATATCCGCTTAGCACCGGACCAGATTGCGGTGACCCCTGGTACAAAGTACGGTGTATTGCGGGGACACTCTGGTTGGATGCTTTCAATGGATCATCCTACAAGATCACTTCTATTAATCCAATGACTCAAACACTGACCATCCGTCCGCCAGGTTTGGCCAAGAATACTTGTATGGCAGCTGATTTTGGAACCCAGGGGATTCAGTTGGATGAAAAGCTTCCCTTTAACATCACAAGCGCCAATACAGTCATGATCATGAATTGTAGCGCCACGGTCCCCCAAGAATATGTAGCTCTCAATTGTAGCTCAACAAGCGTTTGTCATGATTACATCAGGGGCAATCCAGAAGCTAAAGCCAATTGTGGGGCATTGCCAATTTGCTGTTGGTATGTTACTGGGGGTACCATGCATACTTACAGGATCAGGGTTCGTCCTGAAAGATGTTCAGCTTATCAAAGTTTTGTGAATTTGGATATGAATTTGCCTGTCAGTAAGTGGCCTGTGCCAGGGTTGGAGATAGAGTGGTTATCCCCGCGAGAACCGGAATGTAAGCTCCCCGACGATTGCAATGATTTAGTGAATTCAATGTGCTTGCCGGATCTGGTTAATGCTGGACAAAGAAGGTGCTTATGCAAGCGAGGGTTTCAATGGAACTCCATTCATGGTATTTGTCAAG ATGTGAAATGTGCACATGGGAGACGTTGCAAGAATGAAAAGAAGAAATCCATAGTTGGAG GTGCAGCCTTTGCAGCAGGTGTAATCATAGTTGGACTCATTGTTACCATTATTATAGCCTACAAGCAACGGAAAAACTGCGAGAGAGAAGCTGAAATGAGTTTAACCAAGGCGCATAGAGATCTTTTAAGCTCCAATAGTGGCAAACTGGCCAAATTTTTCATTATCAAAGAGATAGCCAAGGCAACAAAAAACTTCTCCAAAGACAACCTCCTTGGCTCAGGTGGTTTCGGTGAGGTTTTCAAGGGCATTCTTGATGATGGAACTAACATAGCTGTGAAGCGAGCCAAGCTTGGGAACGCCAGCGGTATTGATCAAATCATAAATGAGGTCCGAATCCTTTGCCAAGTTAACCATAGAAACCTAGTCAAACTCCTTGGCTGTTGCGTTGAGCTTCAGCAACCTCTATTGATTTATGAGTACATCCCCAATGGAACCCTTTTTGATCATCTTCATAAGATCTTCCCGGGTAAAAAGGTGACACTCTCATGGCACCGCCGGCTTTGCATTGCATACCAGACAGCACAAGGTCTTTCCTATCTCCATTCTTCTGTGGTTCCACCTATATACCACCGTGACGTAAAATCGAGCAACATTTTATTAGATGAAAACCTTGATGCCAAAGTTTCTGATTTCGGGATTTCCAGGTTGGGTTTCAGTGATGTCAGTCATGTTACAACTTGTGCTCAAGGCACTTTAGGTTATCTCGACCCCGAGTATTACCTAAACTTCCAACTAACCGATAAGAGCGATGTGTACAGTTTCGGAGTAGTTTTGTTGGAGCTGTTAACTTCCAAGAAAGCCATTGATTTTAACAGAGGAGAAGAAGATGTGAACCTAGTGGTTTTCGCAAGGAAAACCCTCAAAGAAGAAAGATTCATGGATGTTATTGATCCTTGTCTTAAAAAACAAGCTGGTAAAATAGAATTAGAGACAATGAAAGCTCTAGGATTTTTAGCAGAATCATGTTTGAATGAGAGAAAGCAGAATCGACCTTCGATGAAATCAGTTGCGAAAGAGATTGAGAGTATTTTGAGTGCTGTTTCAAGTGAAGTGCTTGAAGGTTAA